A single genomic interval of Sinorhizobium garamanticum harbors:
- a CDS encoding glutamate synthase subunit beta: MGKVTGFLEIDRQVAKYQPASDRIRHFREFTIPMSDQEVQKQAARCMDCGIPYCHGPTGCPVHNQIPDWNDLVYNGNWDEAIRNLHSTNNFPEFTGRVCPAPCEEACTLNLEDVPVAIKTVEQAIADKAYEMGYIVPQPAVTKTGKKVAIIGSGPAGMAAAQQLARAGHEVHVYERESKPGGLLRYGIPDFKMEKNFIDRRIEQMGGEGVTFHCGINVGVDLPVQQLLDDCDAVLYCGGSETPRDAGIPGVEFAGVHDAMPYLVQQNRRLGRENIDSVGWPSEPILAGGKHVVVVGGGDTASDCVGTAFRQGAVKVTQLDIRPQPPEKEDKLAVWPFWATKMRTSSSQAEGAVREFQVATLEFIGDEDGVLTGVKCCQVDDRRKPIAGTEFIIKADLAFIAIGFRGPFANSVLKDLGDNLVLNTDRRGSTNVVANEKDYKTSVDKLWTAGDVRRGQSLVVWAIREGRQAARAIDEALMGSSVLPR; this comes from the coding sequence ATGGGTAAGGTAACTGGATTTCTCGAGATCGACCGGCAGGTGGCAAAGTACCAGCCGGCGTCCGACCGCATCCGCCATTTCCGTGAATTCACCATTCCAATGTCCGACCAGGAGGTGCAGAAGCAGGCTGCGCGCTGCATGGACTGCGGCATCCCCTATTGCCATGGGCCGACAGGCTGCCCGGTGCACAACCAGATCCCGGATTGGAACGACCTCGTTTACAACGGCAACTGGGACGAGGCGATCCGCAACCTGCACTCGACGAACAACTTCCCGGAATTCACCGGCCGCGTCTGCCCGGCGCCTTGCGAGGAAGCCTGCACGCTGAACCTCGAGGATGTGCCGGTTGCGATCAAGACGGTCGAGCAGGCGATCGCCGACAAGGCGTACGAAATGGGCTACATCGTGCCGCAGCCGGCCGTTACCAAGACCGGCAAGAAAGTCGCGATCATCGGTTCCGGCCCGGCCGGCATGGCGGCCGCCCAGCAGCTGGCCCGCGCCGGCCACGAGGTCCATGTCTACGAGCGCGAGTCGAAGCCGGGCGGGCTGCTGCGCTACGGCATTCCGGACTTCAAGATGGAGAAGAACTTCATCGATCGCCGCATCGAGCAGATGGGGGGCGAGGGTGTGACCTTCCATTGCGGCATCAATGTCGGTGTCGACCTGCCGGTGCAGCAGCTCCTCGACGACTGTGACGCTGTTCTTTATTGCGGCGGCTCCGAGACGCCGCGCGACGCTGGAATTCCGGGCGTGGAATTTGCCGGCGTGCACGATGCGATGCCCTATCTGGTGCAGCAGAACCGCCGCCTTGGCCGCGAAAACATCGACAGTGTCGGCTGGCCGTCCGAACCGATCCTCGCCGGCGGCAAGCATGTCGTCGTCGTCGGCGGTGGCGATACGGCGTCCGACTGCGTCGGCACGGCCTTCCGCCAGGGTGCGGTCAAGGTGACGCAGCTCGATATTCGTCCGCAGCCGCCGGAAAAGGAAGACAAGCTCGCCGTCTGGCCGTTCTGGGCGACGAAGATGCGCACCTCCTCCAGCCAGGCGGAAGGTGCTGTTCGCGAGTTCCAGGTCGCGACGCTGGAGTTCATCGGTGACGAGGACGGTGTGCTCACCGGTGTCAAGTGCTGTCAGGTGGACGATCGCCGCAAGCCGATCGCCGGAACCGAATTCATCATCAAGGCCGATCTCGCCTTCATCGCCATCGGTTTCCGTGGGCCCTTCGCCAACAGCGTGCTCAAGGACCTCGGCGACAACCTGGTGCTCAACACCGATCGGCGCGGCTCCACCAACGTCGTGGCCAATGAGAAGGACTACAAGACGTCGGTCGACAAGCTCTGGACCGCCGGCGACGTTCGCCGCGGCCAATCGCTCGTCGTCTGGGCGATCCGCGAAGGCCGCCAGGCGGCCCGGGCCATTGACGAAGCGCTGATGGGGTCGAGTGTCCTGCCGCGGTAA
- the galU gene encoding UTP--glucose-1-phosphate uridylyltransferase GalU codes for MTDKRKVRKAVFPVAGLGTRFLPATKAVPKEMLTVVDKPVIQYVVDEALEAGIEHLIFVTGRSKAVIEDYFDIQVELDQTLRERNKKAEIELLEGILPKAGTTSFTRQQAPLGLGHAVWCARDLVGNEPFALLLPDMIMKGEKGCLKGMVELYEQSGGNVIAVEECAPDQAHKYGIVGVGDKIGDGFKITKMVEKPAPGTAPSNFFINGRYILQPEIFPILERQERGAGNEIQLTDGMVKLSGEQPFAAYHFRGDTYDCGAKDGFILANVAFALERGDIRPSVEGPLKALLQSLK; via the coding sequence ATGACCGACAAGCGTAAAGTCCGCAAAGCCGTGTTCCCCGTGGCGGGCCTTGGCACGCGTTTCCTGCCGGCAACCAAGGCGGTGCCGAAGGAGATGCTGACGGTGGTGGACAAGCCGGTCATCCAATATGTCGTCGACGAGGCGCTGGAAGCGGGCATTGAGCATCTGATCTTTGTGACCGGCCGCAGCAAGGCGGTGATCGAAGACTATTTCGACATTCAAGTCGAACTCGACCAAACGCTCCGCGAACGGAACAAGAAGGCGGAAATCGAGCTGCTCGAGGGCATATTGCCGAAGGCCGGCACCACCAGCTTCACGCGCCAGCAGGCGCCGCTCGGCCTTGGCCACGCGGTCTGGTGCGCGCGCGATCTCGTCGGCAATGAACCTTTCGCGCTACTTTTGCCCGACATGATCATGAAGGGTGAGAAGGGCTGCCTCAAGGGCATGGTCGAACTCTACGAGCAAAGCGGTGGCAACGTGATCGCCGTTGAGGAATGTGCGCCAGACCAGGCCCATAAATACGGTATCGTCGGCGTCGGCGACAAAATCGGCGATGGCTTCAAGATCACCAAGATGGTCGAGAAGCCCGCGCCCGGTACCGCGCCGTCCAACTTCTTCATCAACGGTCGCTACATCCTGCAGCCAGAGATCTTCCCGATTCTGGAGCGGCAGGAGCGCGGCGCCGGCAACGAGATCCAGCTGACCGACGGCATGGTCAAGCTTTCCGGCGAACAGCCTTTCGCCGCCTATCACTTCCGCGGCGACACCTATGATTGCGGGGCGAAGGACGGGTTCATCCTCGCCAACGTCGCCTTCGCGCTCGAGCGCGGCGACATTCGTCCCTCCGTCGAAGGGCCGCTGAAGGCATTGCTGCAAAGCCTGAAGTGA
- a CDS encoding outer membrane beta-barrel protein, whose product MEPIISRSVTAGALRPRMRAWLLAGCAIFIATPAAAQSLDNPSTAGTATGITGATGNTAAIPDPQTTGAVAASDLPPALDEDFNRLNRREETIDGLRTRIDPYEGQAPGIRIGTFVLKPALSETFNHEQQKTGGRSESRSFIETGLKGSLTSDWSRHQLSVTGEGVLQNNTSGEGEEEPRADVDAELRLDLSDQTTARLTAGYSFEREDANDPNAIANAETQSGVNIYRLGAAVERDYGLIRGSLGVDFERRTYGDVELDNGTTLSVEDRNRNIGLLDARVGYELSPALIPFLEASVGKSNYDLRQDALGFERSYHSYAGRAGLEVDLGEKLNGELALGYGTYRFDDDRLGDLRGLSADGRVNWSPQRGTDVLFGLATYLDPSTTPGDAGSIDYELTSIVTRQLRSTLLARLSNSLTLRNFPSDAASSDETTWRTGAGLTWDMTRYLALTGDVSYERTNRDRGESTDTARIGVGLTLRR is encoded by the coding sequence ATGGAGCCCATAATTTCACGCTCGGTCACGGCGGGCGCCTTGCGCCCGAGGATGCGGGCATGGCTCCTGGCGGGCTGCGCCATCTTCATCGCAACGCCCGCGGCGGCACAAAGCCTCGACAATCCGTCGACTGCCGGCACTGCAACAGGCATCACCGGTGCAACGGGCAATACCGCCGCGATACCGGACCCGCAAACGACCGGCGCCGTTGCCGCCAGCGATCTTCCTCCAGCGCTCGACGAGGACTTCAACCGCCTGAACCGGCGCGAGGAGACGATCGATGGCCTCCGCACGCGAATCGACCCCTACGAGGGCCAGGCACCTGGCATCCGTATCGGCACCTTCGTCCTGAAGCCTGCTCTCAGCGAGACCTTCAACCACGAGCAGCAGAAGACTGGGGGTCGGAGCGAGAGCCGCAGCTTCATCGAGACCGGCCTCAAGGGCTCGCTGACTTCCGACTGGTCACGCCATCAACTGAGCGTCACCGGCGAAGGCGTCCTGCAGAACAACACGTCCGGCGAGGGGGAAGAAGAACCGCGCGCGGATGTTGACGCCGAACTGCGCCTCGACCTCAGCGACCAGACGACCGCCCGGCTGACGGCCGGGTACAGCTTCGAACGGGAAGACGCCAACGATCCCAACGCCATTGCCAATGCCGAGACCCAATCCGGCGTCAACATCTATCGGCTCGGCGCGGCGGTCGAGCGCGACTACGGTCTCATTCGCGGATCGCTCGGCGTCGATTTCGAGCGCCGAACCTATGGCGACGTCGAACTCGACAACGGCACGACGCTTTCCGTCGAGGACCGCAACCGCAACATCGGCCTATTGGACGCGCGCGTTGGCTACGAGCTGTCTCCCGCCCTGATCCCCTTTCTTGAAGCGTCTGTCGGCAAATCGAACTACGATCTGCGCCAGGACGCCCTCGGCTTCGAGCGGTCCTATCACAGCTATGCGGGCCGAGCCGGGCTTGAGGTCGATCTGGGGGAGAAGCTCAACGGCGAACTCGCACTCGGCTATGGAACCTATCGTTTCGACGACGACCGTCTGGGTGATCTTCGCGGCCTTTCGGCGGACGGACGCGTCAATTGGTCGCCGCAGCGCGGTACCGATGTCCTGTTTGGCCTCGCAACCTATCTCGACCCTTCGACGACACCGGGCGACGCAGGCTCGATCGACTACGAACTGACCAGCATAGTCACCCGCCAACTGCGCTCGACGCTGCTTGCCCGCCTGTCGAACAGCCTGACGCTGCGCAACTTCCCCTCGGATGCCGCATCCTCCGACGAAACCACTTGGCGAACCGGTGCCGGCCTGACCTGGGACATGACTCGCTATCTCGCACTCACGGGGGACGTCAGTTACGAACGGACGAACCGGGACCGCGGCGAGTCGACCGATACCGCCCGCATCGGCGTCGGACTGACGCTAAGGCGCTAG
- a CDS encoding NfeD family protein, protein MIARIVLELGPWSWWVLGLVLLAAELVAPGVFLVWIGFAALATGSLSLLLWDTAFWFWELQVVVFALHSVFAVLIGRRFVSSSVESDEPLLNKRGEGLVGRTAVLEQPIAEGRGRVRLDDTTWSVEGPDLPAGTRVRIVASSGRQLTVERA, encoded by the coding sequence ATGATCGCACGCATCGTCCTCGAACTCGGACCCTGGAGCTGGTGGGTGCTCGGCCTCGTCCTGCTGGCGGCGGAATTGGTGGCGCCGGGCGTCTTCCTGGTCTGGATCGGGTTCGCAGCGCTCGCTACCGGCAGCCTGTCCCTCCTCCTCTGGGATACGGCATTCTGGTTCTGGGAGCTCCAGGTCGTCGTCTTCGCGCTGCATTCAGTGTTCGCGGTGCTCATCGGGCGGCGCTTCGTCTCCTCCTCGGTCGAGAGCGACGAGCCGCTGCTCAACAAGCGTGGCGAGGGCCTCGTCGGCCGCACGGCGGTGCTTGAGCAACCAATTGCGGAAGGCCGCGGGCGCGTGCGCCTCGACGACACGACCTGGTCTGTCGAAGGGCCGGACCTTCCCGCCGGCACGCGCGTGCGCATCGTGGCAAGCAGCGGGCGGCAGCTCACCGTCGAGCGCGCCTGA
- the hemH gene encoding ferrochelatase: MTTAQAEPNTEHPAVKHGKIGVLLVNLGTPDGTDYASMRRYLKEFLSDRRVIEWSRLYWYPILYGIVLNTRPGKVGKAYEVIWNKERNESWLRTYTRNQAELMAKAFADRPQVTVDWAMRYGQPSIASRMEALQQEGCDRVLVFPLYPQYAAATTATVNDKAFEALLKMRWQPALRTVPAYAGDPVYIDALAASISKHLATLDWEPEVVLASFHGIPKSYSDKGDPYYFQCQETTRLLRAKLGWPEDKLQVTFQSRFGPEEWLQPYTDKTVEKLAKDGVKRLAVVNPGFVSDCLETLEEIAGQAAESFHHNGGEKFAHIPCLNDSAEGMAVLNHVVRRELEGWL; this comes from the coding sequence ATGACGACCGCACAAGCCGAACCGAACACCGAGCACCCCGCCGTGAAACACGGGAAGATCGGCGTGCTGCTTGTCAATCTCGGTACCCCGGACGGCACCGACTACGCCTCGATGCGTCGCTACCTCAAGGAGTTCCTGAGCGACAGGCGCGTCATCGAATGGTCGCGTCTCTACTGGTATCCAATCCTCTACGGCATCGTGCTCAACACGCGACCCGGCAAGGTCGGCAAGGCCTACGAGGTGATCTGGAACAAGGAACGCAACGAAAGCTGGCTGCGCACCTACACCCGCAACCAGGCCGAACTGATGGCGAAGGCCTTTGCCGATCGGCCGCAGGTCACCGTCGACTGGGCGATGCGCTACGGCCAGCCGTCCATCGCTTCGCGCATGGAGGCGCTGCAGCAGGAAGGTTGCGATCGCGTCCTCGTTTTCCCGCTTTATCCGCAATATGCCGCGGCCACGACTGCGACAGTCAACGACAAGGCTTTCGAGGCCTTGCTGAAGATGCGCTGGCAGCCGGCGCTGCGCACTGTTCCAGCTTATGCCGGCGACCCGGTCTATATCGATGCGCTCGCCGCCTCGATCAGCAAGCATCTTGCAACGCTCGACTGGGAGCCGGAAGTCGTGCTCGCCTCCTTCCACGGCATCCCGAAGAGCTATTCCGACAAGGGCGATCCCTATTATTTCCAATGCCAGGAGACTACGCGGCTTCTGCGCGCGAAGCTCGGCTGGCCGGAGGACAAGCTGCAGGTTACCTTCCAGTCCCGCTTCGGCCCGGAGGAATGGCTACAGCCCTACACGGACAAGACGGTCGAGAAGCTGGCAAAGGATGGCGTCAAGCGCCTCGCCGTCGTCAACCCCGGTTTCGTCTCCGACTGTCTGGAGACGCTTGAGGAAATCGCCGGCCAGGCCGCCGAAAGCTTCCACCACAATGGCGGCGAGAAATTTGCGCATATTCCCTGCCTGAACGACAGCGCCGAGGGCATGGCAGTGCTCAACCACGTGGTCCGCCGCGAGCTTGAGGGCTGGCTTTAA
- a CDS encoding SPFH domain-containing protein, producing the protein MGGMDIAVIAFVVLVILVLFAGIKTVPQGYRYTVERFGRYTKTMEPGLNLIVPFIDRIGAKMNVMEQVLDVPTQEVITKDNASVAADAVAFYQVLNAAQAAYQVSNLENALLNLTMTNIRSVMGSMDLDELLSNRDTINDRLLHVVDEAANPWGIKITRVELKDIAPPKDLVDAMARQMKAEREKRAQVLEAEGARNAQILRAEGSKQSAILQAEGQREAAFRDAEARERLAEAEAKATRMVSEAIAAGDVQAINYFVAQKYTEALAAIGTANNQKIVLMPMEASSLIGSLGGIGAIAREVFGDGQPPSSPRPRQSTPRTGPTTNSSETTS; encoded by the coding sequence GTGGGCGGCATGGATATCGCAGTCATTGCATTCGTCGTTCTTGTTATCCTGGTGCTGTTTGCCGGGATCAAGACGGTACCGCAGGGCTATCGCTACACGGTCGAGCGCTTCGGGCGCTACACGAAGACCATGGAGCCGGGGCTAAACCTCATCGTTCCCTTCATCGATCGCATTGGGGCGAAGATGAACGTGATGGAGCAGGTTCTCGATGTGCCGACGCAGGAGGTCATCACCAAGGACAATGCCAGCGTCGCGGCGGATGCGGTGGCCTTCTATCAGGTGCTAAATGCCGCGCAGGCCGCCTATCAGGTGTCCAATCTCGAGAACGCCCTTCTCAATCTGACGATGACAAACATCCGCTCGGTGATGGGGTCGATGGATCTCGACGAGCTGCTTTCGAACCGCGACACGATCAACGACCGGCTTCTTCACGTCGTCGACGAGGCTGCCAATCCCTGGGGCATCAAGATCACCCGCGTAGAGCTCAAGGACATCGCGCCGCCGAAGGATCTGGTCGACGCCATGGCGCGTCAGATGAAGGCGGAGCGCGAAAAGCGCGCCCAGGTGCTCGAAGCCGAAGGTGCCAGGAACGCGCAAATCTTGCGCGCGGAGGGCTCGAAACAGTCTGCCATCCTTCAGGCGGAGGGGCAGCGCGAGGCCGCGTTCCGCGACGCGGAAGCGCGCGAGCGGCTGGCGGAGGCAGAAGCCAAGGCGACGAGGATGGTATCCGAAGCGATCGCCGCCGGCGACGTGCAGGCGATTAACTATTTCGTCGCGCAAAAATACACCGAGGCGCTCGCTGCGATCGGCACGGCAAACAACCAGAAGATCGTTCTGATGCCGATGGAGGCCTCCTCGCTGATAGGCTCGCTCGGCGGCATCGGCGCCATCGCCAGGGAAGTCTTCGGCGATGGCCAGCCGCCAAGCTCGCCTCGCCCGCGCCAGTCGACGCCGCGCACGGGTCCGACCACCAATTCCTCCGAAACGACCTCTTGA
- a CDS encoding lytic murein transglycosylase translates to MIRNRRTFFSHIAAALVVTAATFGSAPAHADTGFQTWINNFYATAAKSGITQATYRKAFAGVKTPDPAVLEKANYQPEFKHKIWEYIDSRVNPYTKRVGQEMAAQHARTLNSLERHFGVDRNVLLAIWSMETNYGAVLEKDDRLHYVPRALATLAYADRKRAKFARTQLIAALKILQSGDITPRELTGSWAGAMGHTQFIPTSYLLYAVDADGNGHRDIWNSVPDALATAANLLRKNGWQPGETWGYEVVPPANAAKYSGQTKTLGQWAALGFLRPNGKGFRSPNTRAELKLPTGGNGPGFLMTRNFFVIKRYNASDSYALGVGLLADQIAGHAGMQQRWPRPDGSLDISEKFELQNRLKELGYYNGEVDGNFGSGSKAAIQAFQTQNGLTPDGEPTQHLLRALRN, encoded by the coding sequence ATGATCAGAAACCGCAGGACGTTCTTTAGCCATATCGCCGCCGCCCTCGTCGTTACCGCCGCCACCTTTGGCTCAGCACCTGCACATGCAGACACGGGCTTCCAGACCTGGATCAACAATTTCTACGCGACCGCCGCCAAGAGCGGCATCACGCAGGCGACCTACCGCAAGGCCTTCGCCGGCGTGAAGACGCCCGATCCCGCAGTGCTTGAAAAGGCGAACTACCAGCCCGAGTTCAAGCACAAGATTTGGGAATATATCGACTCGCGTGTCAATCCGTACACGAAGCGGGTCGGACAGGAAATGGCCGCCCAGCATGCCCGCACGCTCAACTCGCTTGAACGACACTTCGGCGTCGACAGGAACGTTCTGCTCGCGATCTGGTCGATGGAAACGAACTACGGCGCCGTTCTCGAAAAGGACGACAGGCTCCATTATGTGCCGCGCGCGCTTGCCACCCTTGCCTATGCCGATCGGAAGCGGGCCAAATTTGCCAGGACACAGTTGATCGCCGCGCTGAAGATTCTCCAGAGCGGCGACATCACGCCACGCGAACTGACCGGGTCCTGGGCGGGCGCCATGGGACACACGCAGTTCATTCCGACGAGCTACCTGCTTTATGCTGTCGATGCCGATGGAAACGGGCACCGCGACATCTGGAATTCGGTCCCGGATGCACTGGCCACAGCCGCCAACCTCTTGAGGAAGAACGGCTGGCAGCCCGGCGAGACCTGGGGCTACGAAGTCGTGCCGCCGGCAAATGCAGCGAAATATTCCGGCCAGACAAAGACGCTCGGCCAGTGGGCAGCGCTCGGCTTCCTCCGGCCGAATGGCAAGGGTTTTCGCAGCCCCAACACACGCGCCGAACTCAAGCTTCCAACTGGCGGCAATGGTCCCGGCTTCCTGATGACGCGCAATTTCTTCGTCATCAAGCGCTATAACGCATCCGATTCCTATGCGCTCGGCGTCGGACTGCTGGCCGACCAGATCGCCGGCCACGCGGGGATGCAGCAGCGCTGGCCGCGCCCGGACGGATCGCTCGATATCAGCGAAAAGTTCGAATTGCAGAACCGCCTGAAGGAACTCGGTTATTACAACGGTGAAGTCGACGGCAATTTCGGCTCAGGCTCCAAGGCTGCGATCCAGGCCTTCCAGACCCAGAACGGTCTGACGCCGGACGGCGAACCGACGCAGCACCTCCTGCGCGCCCTGCGCAACTAA
- a CDS encoding SGNH/GDSL hydrolase family protein, whose product MRRFLLPFRFAPIFMGAAAMLFAGFFATVAEAQEPVPRRNVLQRLFGVFVPQRRYYQEQYDFPRQPAPRRVLKRRQQPVEPQRTRPARAKPRIADAPPPAPVIAKSPDAKKVLVVGDFVAGSLGDGLKTAFETTPGVVIETRANGSSGLVRNDYFDWPKMLPDYATELKPSVIVVSLGANDRQMMRIGDTKEQFRTDRWTEEYRKRVNALATLARKDGLPVLWVGMPPFQSSAMTADMVTFNGLFREEVEKAGGQFIDIWDGFVDEGGKFVLTGSDVNGQQVRLRGSDGINLTKAGKRKLAFYVEKDIRKLLGEAAATPDVPGAEELKDLVVTAPLANEDIVKTQPIGLTDPELDGATALLGGDAPLKSTGKSPRDLLIEKGEIVAAPPGRVDDFRLAKPEIVVDKPTAQK is encoded by the coding sequence ATGAGACGGTTCTTGCTTCCGTTTCGTTTCGCCCCGATCTTCATGGGCGCGGCGGCGATGCTTTTTGCCGGTTTCTTTGCCACAGTGGCGGAGGCGCAGGAGCCAGTCCCGCGCCGGAACGTTCTGCAGAGACTCTTCGGCGTCTTCGTCCCTCAAAGACGCTATTACCAGGAGCAATACGACTTTCCCCGCCAGCCCGCGCCACGGCGCGTGCTCAAGCGCCGCCAGCAGCCGGTAGAGCCGCAGCGCACGCGCCCTGCCCGCGCCAAGCCGCGGATCGCCGACGCGCCGCCGCCGGCACCAGTCATCGCAAAATCGCCGGATGCGAAAAAGGTCCTGGTCGTCGGCGACTTCGTTGCCGGAAGCCTTGGCGATGGCCTCAAGACTGCATTTGAGACAACACCGGGGGTGGTGATCGAGACGCGCGCCAACGGCTCCTCGGGCCTTGTCCGGAACGACTATTTCGACTGGCCGAAGATGCTGCCGGACTATGCGACTGAGCTGAAACCTTCCGTCATCGTCGTCAGCCTCGGCGCCAATGACCGCCAGATGATGCGGATTGGCGACACCAAGGAGCAGTTCCGCACCGATCGCTGGACGGAGGAATACCGCAAGCGCGTGAACGCGCTCGCGACTCTGGCACGCAAGGATGGATTACCGGTTCTCTGGGTCGGCATGCCGCCGTTCCAGTCGAGCGCCATGACCGCCGACATGGTGACGTTCAACGGCCTCTTCCGCGAAGAGGTGGAAAAGGCTGGCGGACAGTTCATCGACATCTGGGATGGCTTCGTCGACGAGGGCGGCAAATTCGTCCTGACCGGCTCCGACGTCAACGGCCAGCAGGTCCGCCTGCGCGGCTCGGACGGCATCAATCTCACCAAGGCCGGCAAGCGCAAGCTCGCCTTCTACGTCGAGAAGGATATCCGCAAGCTGCTCGGCGAGGCGGCCGCCACGCCCGACGTGCCGGGCGCCGAGGAACTGAAGGACCTGGTCGTCACGGCACCGCTTGCCAACGAGGATATCGTCAAGACGCAGCCGATCGGCCTGACCGATCCGGAACTCGACGGGGCGACCGCCTTGCTTGGAGGCGATGCGCCTTTGAAGAGCACCGGCAAGAGCCCGCGCGACCTGCTTATCGAGAAAGGCGAGATCGTCGCCGCACCGCCCGGACGCGTCGATGATTTCCGTCTGGCAAAGCCGGAAATTGTGGTGGACAAGCCTACCGCTCAGAAGTGA